Proteins from one Mobula birostris isolate sMobBir1 chromosome 10, sMobBir1.hap1, whole genome shotgun sequence genomic window:
- the LOC140204024 gene encoding uncharacterized protein, whose product MNPTGERPFTCCHCGKGFKNSSGLQRHQLVHTRERPFVCTECGNGFTQSSDLLTHQRIHTGERPFVCRECGKGFTRSSNLLTHQRSHMGVRPFVCTECGRGFTRSSELLRHQRIHNGERPYVCSECGMRFTRSSHLQSHQQTHTGERPFICSECGRGFTRSSELRTHQLIHTGERPYVCSECGKGFTRSSHLQSHQKIHNGMRPFICSECGRGFTWSTELRTHQRIHTGERPFPCSECGKGFTRPSDLLKHQRIHTGERPFICSQCGKGFTRSSHLRTHQRIHNRE is encoded by the coding sequence ATGAACCCCACCGGTGAGAGGCCCTTCACCTGCTGTCACTGTGGAAAGGGCTTCAAAAATTCCTCTggactacagagacaccagctggtccacaccagggagaggccattcgtctgcactgagtgtgggaatgggttcactcagtcatctgacctgtTGACGCACCaacgaattcacactggagagcggCCATTCGTATGCCGTGAGTGTGGTAAGGGATTCACTCGTTCATCCAACCTGCTGACACACCAACGAAGTCACATGGGGGTGCGGCCATTTGTCTGCACtgagtgtgggaggggattcacaaGGTCGTCCGAGCTTCTGAGGCACCAACGCATTCATAATGGGGAGAGGCCCTATGTTTGCTCGGAGTGCGGGATGAGGTTCACTCGTTCGTCCCACCTGCAGTCACACCAACAAactcacaccggggagcggccgttcatctgctctgagtgtgggcggggattcactcggtcatccgagcTTCGGACACACCAACTCatccacaccggggagaggccctATGTCTGCTCGGAGtgcgggaaaggattcactcgttCATCCCACCTGCAGTCACACCAAAAAATTCACAATGGGATgcggccattcatctgctctgagTGCGGGAGGGGATTCACTTGGTCGACCGAGCTTCGGACGCACCAACGtattcacaccggagagaggccctTCCCCTGTTCTGAGTGCGGAAAGGGATTTACTCGGCCGTCTGACCTTCTGAAGCACCaacgaattcacactggagagcggCCGTTCATATGCAGTCAGTGCGGCAAGGGGTTCACTCGATCGTCCCACCTGCGTACACACCAACGAATTCACAACAGGGAGTAG